AAACCGGTGCCATAAAAAACGCTCAATCCGTTAATACGAATTGAGCGTTTTACAACAAACAGGCTCGCGTTAAGCGTCACCCTGTTTTGTTGGCAATTTTATATGCTGCTTTATTAAGCTACGAATTTTATAAGTATATAAGTATAAGCAAAAGTACTTATTTTACTTCAGAGCCAACTTCAACATCGATGTTGCCTTTCACAGCTTTTGAGTATGGGCAAACTTTGTGTGCTTCTTCGACCAAGGCTTGAATCTCATCCGCTGATAGGTCAGTATTCTCAACAATCACATGGATTCTAACGCCTAGGTTATAATCATGCATGCCGCCGGCTAATAGCTCAACTTCAACTTCGGTGGTTGAGTCAAATTTAGCGTCTTTTTGTTTTTTTACCACGCCTAATGCGCTGTCAAAGCAAGCACCATAGCCCATAGCAAATAGCTGCTCTGGGTTATTACCATCCGCATCTTCGTCTGTGCTTGGTGGTACCATGTTAATAACTAGGTCGCTGTCATTAACTGTTGCCGAACCCATTCTTCCGTTTTTTACAGTAGCCACTGTTGAATAAATAGTTTTCATAGTGCATTCCTTATTATTTGAATTTATTTGAATTTGTGAGTTTTATAATCTGCTGGATAAATAACGGTTTGGTTAAATATCTTATTAACTAACAGCATTAACTGATAATCATTATAGTAGCAACCACATCACAACTTTACGTGTATGAGTCGTAAGTGTTTACAGCAGCTTTGTGTGTTTTTGATGGTTTATGTGACATGACTTAATAATGACACAGTCTTATAAGGCACTCTGATATGACTATGTTGAGTCAAGTAACAGTCATTGTACGAATGACTTTGGATAAGCGGCTATGGTTGACGATAAGTGGCTATGATTGGACCAATGACTGGATCTGAACACGCAGATTTTTCGCACAGAGAAGCGAAATCAGATACAATAGCGGCATTATTTTCATTGGTTGTGATGGCTCATTATTGAACCTGCTACTATTAAATAGGGCTATTGGTTTAATGCCCCATCGATAGCAACCCTTTTTTAAAATTGAAAATCATCTTTATCAAATATCCTATTTATTGAATCATCATCCTTATTAAATGACACCACAGTTGAACCTAAATTATGAGCGTAGATCCTAAAACCTTAGCCAAAGAAGTCGCCAAACGACGCACATTCGCCATTATCTCTCACCCGGATGCGGGTAAAACCACCATGACCGAAAAGCTGTTGCTTTGGGGTCAGGCCATTCAGGTAGTTGGTGAAGTGAAGAGTCGTAAAACCGATCGCCATGCCACCTCAGATTGGATGAGTATGGAGCAAGAGCGTGGTATCTCGATTACCACCTCAGTGATGCAGTTTCCTTATAAAGATCATATCGTTAACCTACTAGATACTCCAGGTCACGCCGATTTCTCTGAGGATACTTACCGCACATTAACCGCTGTAGATAGCGCGCTAATGATGGTCGATGGCGCGAAAGGTGTTGAGGAACGTACCATTAAATTAATGGAAGTGTGTCGTATGCGTGACACACCGATTATCTCTTTCGTTAACAAGCTAGACCGTCAGATTCGTGACCCACTTGAGCTGTTAGATGAAATTGAAAACGTGCTTAAAATCAAATGTGTGCCCGTGACTTGGCCGATTGGTATGGGGCAAGATTTCGTA
Above is a window of Psychrobacter sp. FDAARGOS_221 DNA encoding:
- a CDS encoding Ohr family peroxiredoxin, with the protein product MKTIYSTVATVKNGRMGSATVNDSDLVINMVPPSTDEDADGNNPEQLFAMGYGACFDSALGVVKKQKDAKFDSTTEVEVELLAGGMHDYNLGVRIHVIVENTDLSADEIQALVEEAHKVCPYSKAVKGNIDVEVGSEVK